From Deinococcus aerophilus, a single genomic window includes:
- the ybeY gene encoding rRNA maturation RNase YbeY, whose translation MIDLLARKTPPPGLRPALRAGLNAAMEHFGVQDREVTVVLVGDRTIRRLKLEHWDEDAATDVLSFPTWEPGDPFMPPHLGDIVISLDTAARQAAARGHSLTREVTLLASHGLTHLVGHDHPHAEGLGYEEGATGPEWNVFHAAWQAAEAALPAGT comes from the coding sequence GTGATTGATCTGCTGGCCCGCAAGACCCCGCCTCCCGGCCTGCGCCCGGCGCTGCGTGCGGGCCTGAACGCGGCGATGGAACATTTTGGTGTGCAGGACCGCGAGGTCACGGTGGTGCTCGTGGGGGACCGGACCATTCGCCGGCTCAAGCTGGAGCACTGGGACGAGGACGCCGCCACCGACGTGCTGAGCTTTCCCACCTGGGAACCGGGCGATCCTTTCATGCCGCCGCATCTGGGCGACATCGTGATCAGTCTGGACACGGCGGCGCGTCAGGCCGCCGCACGCGGCCACAGCCTGACGCGCGAGGTGACGCTGCTCGCGAGCCACGGCCTGACCCATCTGGTGGGCCACGACCATCCGCACGCCGAGGGCCTGGGCTACGAGGAAGGCGCCACCGGCCCCGAGTGGAACGTGTTCCACGCAGCCTGGCAGGCCGCTGAGGCCGCCCTGCCTGCCGGAACCTGA
- the aroE gene encoding shikimate dehydrogenase, whose translation MSLPDRPSFCAVQHAFLFADPAAHSRSPEMHRAAFAHAGISGEYTARRVPPAELPAAVVGLRQPGVLGANLSLPHKTAALSLLDDLTPAARAIGAVNTVIHRGGRLTGDNTDAPGLLAALADVDAPTGGLSVVLGAGGAARAAVYALVSAGHTVMIVNRTHARAQALAAELGGRAAWPETVPWSAVTLLVNASSAGLDAPDESPLSPFVPLEARAVVYDMVYRPAETRLMREARAAGLRAENGLGMLAHQARLAFRAWTGADVPVGVFLGALAGGRMPQPEGGA comes from the coding sequence GTGAGCCTGCCGGACCGCCCCAGCTTCTGTGCTGTTCAGCATGCCTTTCTGTTCGCCGACCCGGCGGCGCATTCGCGTTCGCCCGAGATGCACCGGGCGGCTTTCGCCCATGCCGGCATCTCCGGCGAGTACACCGCACGCCGCGTGCCGCCGGCCGAACTGCCCGCTGCCGTCGTCGGGCTGCGCCAGCCGGGGGTGCTGGGGGCCAACCTCAGCCTGCCGCACAAGACGGCGGCGCTGTCCTTGCTCGACGACCTGACTCCGGCGGCGCGGGCCATCGGGGCGGTGAACACCGTGATCCACCGCGGCGGCCGCCTGACCGGCGACAACACGGACGCGCCCGGCCTGCTCGCGGCCCTGGCCGACGTGGACGCTCCCACGGGGGGGCTGAGCGTGGTGCTGGGCGCGGGCGGCGCGGCGCGGGCGGCGGTATATGCCCTGGTCTCGGCGGGCCACACCGTCATGATCGTCAACCGCACCCACGCCCGCGCGCAGGCGCTCGCCGCCGAACTCGGCGGGCGGGCCGCGTGGCCCGAGACCGTGCCGTGGTCCGCCGTGACCCTGCTCGTCAATGCGAGCAGTGCGGGGCTGGACGCGCCCGACGAGTCGCCCCTCTCGCCCTTTGTGCCGCTGGAGGCCCGCGCTGTGGTGTACGACATGGTGTACCGCCCCGCCGAGACCCGGCTGATGCGCGAGGCCCGCGCCGCGGGACTGCGGGCCGAGAACGGGCTGGGCATGCTCGCCCACCAGGCTCGGCTGGCCTTCCGGGCCTGGACCGGCGCCGACGTGCCGGTGGGGGTCTTTCTGGGGGCGCTGGCGGGCGGGAGGATGCCGCAGCCCGAAGGCGGGGCGTGA
- a CDS encoding PhoH family protein, which yields MTDQKLSAQPETGAASATVTLQDQREALALLGAGDANLRRMRELTRARLVARGETITISGEEADVRQGERMVRDALDVVRSGGELTPESLLRSARMSGEGRSLAAETAVSGLSLPRGLKPKTPGQKLYLDKISGSDITFGVGPAGTGKTYMAVAMAVQALRSRTVKRIILTRPAVEAGEKLGFLPGDLQAKIDPYLRPLYDALQDMLDQDKFESYLTSGVIEIAPLAFMRGRTLNDAFIILDEAQNTTGEQMKMFLTRMGFSSKVVVTGDVTQIDLPRHITSGLAVAKRVLSRIEGIAWHEFTEVDVVRHPLVGRIIKAYEIAEDAEEDKRAARRGEFASIPEAEGDPQRSV from the coding sequence TTGACTGACCAGAAGCTGTCCGCCCAGCCCGAAACCGGGGCCGCCTCCGCCACCGTGACCCTGCAGGACCAGCGCGAGGCCCTGGCACTGCTGGGAGCCGGAGACGCCAACCTGCGCCGCATGCGGGAACTCACCCGTGCGCGGCTGGTGGCGCGCGGCGAGACCATCACCATCAGCGGGGAGGAAGCCGACGTGCGCCAGGGCGAGCGCATGGTGCGCGACGCGCTGGACGTGGTGCGCAGCGGCGGCGAGCTGACCCCCGAGAGCCTGCTGCGTTCGGCGCGCATGAGTGGCGAGGGCCGCAGCCTGGCCGCGGAAACGGCGGTCAGCGGCCTGAGCCTGCCGCGCGGCCTGAAGCCCAAGACCCCGGGCCAGAAGCTGTACCTGGACAAGATCTCGGGCAGCGACATCACCTTCGGGGTCGGCCCCGCCGGAACCGGCAAGACCTACATGGCCGTGGCGATGGCCGTGCAGGCGCTGAGGTCCAGGACGGTCAAGCGCATCATCCTGACCCGCCCGGCGGTCGAGGCCGGCGAGAAGCTGGGCTTCCTGCCCGGCGATCTGCAGGCCAAGATTGACCCCTACCTGCGCCCGCTGTACGACGCCCTGCAGGACATGCTCGACCAGGACAAGTTCGAGTCGTATCTCACGAGCGGAGTCATCGAGATTGCGCCGCTGGCCTTTATGCGTGGCCGTACGCTGAACGACGCCTTTATCATCCTCGACGAGGCCCAGAACACCACCGGCGAGCAGATGAAGATGTTCCTGACCCGCATGGGCTTTTCGAGCAAGGTGGTCGTGACCGGGGACGTGACCCAGATTGACCTGCCGCGCCACATCACCAGCGGGCTCGCGGTTGCCAAGCGGGTGCTCAGCCGCATCGAGGGCATCGCGTGGCACGAGTTCACCGAGGTGGACGTGGTGCGCCATCCTCTGGTGGGCCGCATCATCAAGGCCTACGAGATCGCCGAGGACGCCGAGGAAGACAAGCGCGCCGCGCGCCGCGGCGAGTTCGCGAGCATTCCCGAGGCGGAAGGCGACCCGCAGCGTTCGGTCTGA
- a CDS encoding PAS domain S-box protein, protein MSLSPPPASRRAPLMVMALILLLSTAAALVISGFVRAQQQNRFEREIQAYSLALRDRLNDYDRLLRTARATWLVHPDLLNEAVFARFVDATDLARRYPGVQALGFGPWVPDGDTTALVQRLRRSVQSDYTVRAGEAPQRARVPISVIAPASPSNLEALGFDLYSEPLRRAALDRARRQDDVQATARITLVQRDERGHLLTGFLLMLPVWESGRAIGPSGPQGFIYMAVRADQFLKSLDQPLLPGLGVRASLGGELLSAQSVPENVAFRDRIALTLAGQPWTLEYSADRQFGQDAAAAVPMLTMLAGLLIAGLAYLLVQSQVSARGRAEALNVSLGQARLRQEQARAEFEAIFQSMQDAAIFTDVRGRVRLVNRALTRQFGFSADELIGEPLSSLHTDDRLSDQTTITALTTPYRRRNGSTFLGEAQRSEVQDGSGEQLGSLEVVRDVTAQIAAQRALQAGERRYRGVLDAIPHILQVSDRQGRVTYVNAQHQALLGHDELAARLWPEDLPVFDRMWREARVRGGEALGGAHAELRLTVDEGVWRWFMLRVAPRLDENGAVREWVTSATDIHDRRLAEQLAQRSEERYRSVLESLPQIVWLTDPQGTPFYFNRRWDEYVGSQRAAAGFLGQLHPDDRAAYQQRWAAAIRSARPFEAEHRLLSAQGTYRSFVTRGLPVLDAAGQVIEWVGTSTDVDDSVYEENAARLLADVSQDLGTRGPGGQPLRTALGRLTARFVDSAAVWSVTGTPEPAGEVAAAPQVQLLTTSSLHPAWKTEHMRAFLDGAVDQVVTSEDPLFLPSHPLLHGVRATGALFYPLLDRSGRLCGVLGLFYRQAMTARDQDLAHELARRFATALEADALQVQVLRAQHDLQALNQSLEERVQRRTEELEGANRELEAFSYSVSHDLRTPLRHIVGFGDLLGKELGEGLSSKGQRYLGIITDSASRMSQLIDDLLDFSRMGRQEMRRELVDLRTLLRTSWTSLEPDRQGRQIHLTLPDHLPTVRGDSALLGLAFTNLLSNAVKYTRMRERGEITVSAETDANEVTITVRDNGVGFDPRYVDKLFGVFQRLHRADEFEGIGIGLANVRRIVTRHGGRVRADARPDEGASFTVTLPLNGHPSGPQSQSSAAPAGQP, encoded by the coding sequence GTGAGCCTCTCACCCCCGCCCGCCTCCCGCCGCGCGCCGCTGATGGTGATGGCGCTGATCCTGCTGCTCTCGACGGCGGCGGCGCTGGTGATCTCCGGCTTCGTGCGTGCCCAGCAGCAAAACCGCTTTGAGCGTGAGATCCAGGCCTACTCGCTGGCCCTGCGTGACCGCCTGAACGATTACGACCGCCTGTTGCGCACGGCGCGCGCCACCTGGCTGGTCCATCCGGACCTGCTGAACGAGGCCGTCTTTGCCCGGTTCGTGGACGCGACGGATCTGGCGCGGCGCTACCCCGGGGTGCAGGCGCTGGGTTTCGGTCCCTGGGTGCCCGACGGCGACACCACAGCACTGGTGCAGCGTCTGCGGCGCAGCGTTCAGTCCGACTACACCGTCAGGGCAGGCGAGGCGCCGCAACGCGCGCGGGTGCCGATCTCGGTGATCGCGCCGGCCAGCCCGAGCAACCTGGAGGCACTGGGCTTCGACCTGTACAGCGAGCCGCTGCGCCGCGCCGCCCTGGACCGGGCCCGGCGACAGGACGACGTGCAGGCGACCGCCCGCATCACGCTGGTGCAGCGTGACGAGAGGGGTCACCTCCTGACCGGCTTCCTGCTGATGCTGCCGGTGTGGGAGAGCGGGCGGGCCATCGGGCCCTCCGGTCCGCAGGGATTCATTTACATGGCGGTGCGCGCCGATCAGTTTCTCAAGAGCCTGGATCAGCCGCTGCTGCCGGGCCTGGGAGTACGGGCCTCGCTGGGGGGCGAGTTGCTGTCTGCGCAGTCGGTCCCCGAGAATGTGGCCTTCCGAGACCGGATAGCCCTGACGCTGGCCGGACAGCCGTGGACGCTGGAGTACAGCGCGGACCGGCAGTTCGGCCAGGACGCCGCCGCCGCCGTGCCGATGCTGACCATGCTCGCGGGGCTGCTGATCGCGGGCCTGGCCTACCTGCTCGTGCAGTCGCAGGTCAGCGCGCGCGGCCGCGCCGAGGCGCTGAATGTCTCGCTGGGTCAGGCCCGGTTGCGCCAGGAGCAGGCCCGCGCCGAGTTCGAGGCGATCTTCCAGTCCATGCAGGACGCCGCCATCTTTACCGATGTGCGGGGGCGGGTGCGGCTGGTGAACCGCGCCCTGACCCGGCAGTTCGGGTTCTCGGCCGACGAGCTGATCGGGGAGCCGCTCTCGAGCCTGCACACGGACGACCGGCTGAGTGACCAGACCACCATCACGGCCCTGACCACTCCGTACCGGCGGCGCAACGGCAGCACCTTCCTGGGTGAGGCGCAGCGCAGCGAGGTTCAGGATGGCAGCGGCGAGCAGCTGGGCTCCTTGGAAGTGGTGCGCGACGTGACTGCGCAGATTGCCGCGCAGCGCGCCCTGCAGGCCGGCGAGCGGCGGTACCGGGGCGTGCTGGACGCCATTCCGCACATCCTGCAGGTCAGCGATCGGCAGGGCCGGGTCACCTACGTCAATGCCCAGCATCAGGCCCTGCTGGGCCACGACGAGCTGGCGGCGCGGCTGTGGCCCGAGGACCTGCCGGTCTTTGACCGCATGTGGCGCGAGGCCCGTGTGCGGGGCGGCGAGGCGCTGGGGGGTGCGCACGCCGAACTCCGGCTGACGGTGGACGAGGGAGTCTGGCGCTGGTTCATGCTGCGCGTGGCTCCGCGCCTGGACGAGAACGGCGCAGTCCGCGAATGGGTGACCAGCGCCACCGACATCCACGACCGCCGGCTCGCCGAGCAGCTGGCGCAGCGCAGCGAGGAACGCTACCGCAGCGTGCTGGAAAGCCTTCCGCAGATCGTATGGCTCACCGATCCGCAGGGCACGCCGTTCTATTTCAACCGCCGCTGGGACGAGTATGTCGGCTCCCAGCGGGCCGCCGCCGGCTTTCTGGGTCAGCTGCACCCGGACGACCGCGCGGCCTACCAGCAGCGCTGGGCGGCGGCCATTCGTTCGGCGCGGCCCTTCGAGGCCGAACACCGCCTGCTCTCGGCGCAGGGCACCTACCGCAGCTTCGTGACGCGCGGCCTGCCGGTGCTGGACGCTGCGGGGCAGGTCATCGAGTGGGTGGGCACCAGCACCGATGTGGACGACTCGGTATACGAGGAAAACGCCGCGCGCCTGCTGGCCGACGTGTCGCAGGACCTGGGCACCCGCGGCCCCGGCGGCCAGCCGCTCCGGACGGCGCTGGGCCGGCTGACCGCCCGTTTTGTGGACAGCGCCGCCGTTTGGTCGGTCACGGGGACGCCCGAGCCGGCCGGGGAAGTGGCGGCGGCCCCCCAGGTGCAACTGCTGACGACCTCCTCGCTGCATCCGGCGTGGAAGACCGAACACATGCGCGCCTTTCTGGACGGCGCGGTGGATCAGGTGGTCACCAGCGAGGACCCGCTGTTCCTGCCGTCGCACCCACTGCTGCACGGGGTGCGTGCCACGGGCGCACTGTTCTACCCGCTGCTGGACCGCTCGGGACGGCTGTGCGGCGTGCTGGGCCTGTTTTACCGTCAGGCCATGACCGCCCGCGATCAGGACCTGGCCCACGAACTCGCCAGGCGTTTTGCCACCGCGCTGGAGGCCGACGCCCTGCAGGTGCAGGTGTTGCGGGCCCAGCACGACCTGCAGGCGCTCAACCAGTCACTGGAGGAACGGGTGCAGCGCCGCACCGAGGAACTGGAGGGCGCCAACCGGGAGCTGGAAGCCTTCAGCTACAGCGTGTCGCACGATCTGCGCACGCCGCTGCGGCACATCGTGGGCTTCGGGGACCTGCTGGGCAAGGAACTCGGGGAGGGCCTGAGCAGCAAGGGACAGCGTTACCTGGGCATCATCACCGACTCAGCCAGCCGCATGAGCCAGCTGATCGACGACCTGCTGGACTTCTCGCGCATGGGCCGTCAGGAAATGCGCCGCGAACTGGTGGACCTGCGGACGCTGCTGCGAACAAGCTGGACCTCGCTGGAACCCGACCGACAGGGCCGGCAGATCCACCTGACCCTGCCCGACCACCTGCCGACGGTGCGCGGCGACTCTGCGCTGCTGGGTCTGGCATTCACCAACCTGCTGAGCAACGCCGTGAAATACACCCGCATGCGGGAGCGCGGCGAGATCACGGTCAGTGCGGAGACGGATGCCAATGAGGTCACGATCACGGTTCGTGACAACGGCGTGGGTTTTGACCCCAGATACGTGGATAAACTGTTCGGTGTGTTTCAACGCCTCCACCGCGCCGATGAGTTTGAGGGCATTGGCATCGGCCTCGCCAATGTCCGCCGTATCGTCACCCGCCATGGCGGCCGGGTGCGCGCCGACGCCCGGCCCGACGAGGGCGCGTCCTTTACCGTGACGCTGCCCCTGAACGGCCACCCCTCCGGCCCACAGTCCCAGTCCAGTGCGGCCCCGGCAGGACAGCCATGA
- a CDS encoding hybrid sensor histidine kinase/response regulator: MTDPLGTVSSHALPVPVHDYRIPEAGEALNVLHLEDSELDHELVLMHLDGELPWPLKVRRVEDEAGFLQAIEEETPHLILSDYALPSYDGMSAYRAAHERLPLVPFIIVTGAMGEEVAVDTLRQGVTDYILKQRLERLAPTMRRAIAEVEARASRERAEQEVRGLNRDLQARLIEVERLRNTAERQSQRLEVQAKQLEEALNMQKTFLAETSHELRTPLTALHGYLRRAEREAGGSQTLQDAQRVAENMTRLVNDLLQLSRGELTQGIEMHFMNLGQVLSQLGRDYGVRVPQEAIEIVGDPGRLGQVFVNLVANAIRVSGSPDLVHLETELRPGEVEVRVIDRGPGVPDEIKPRIFDKFYRGKEAGSAGLGLTIAQQVVTTHGGSIDVVDTPGGGATFRVRLPLPDEEDDGEI; the protein is encoded by the coding sequence ATGACCGATCCACTCGGAACCGTGTCCTCGCACGCCCTGCCCGTTCCGGTCCACGACTACCGCATTCCCGAGGCCGGCGAGGCCCTGAACGTACTGCACCTTGAAGACAGCGAACTGGACCACGAACTGGTGCTGATGCACCTGGACGGGGAACTGCCGTGGCCGCTCAAGGTCCGGCGGGTCGAGGATGAGGCGGGCTTCCTGCAGGCCATTGAGGAAGAAACCCCGCATCTGATCCTCAGCGACTACGCGCTGCCCAGCTACGACGGCATGAGCGCCTACCGCGCCGCGCACGAGCGGCTGCCGCTGGTGCCCTTCATCATCGTGACCGGCGCCATGGGCGAGGAGGTCGCCGTCGACACGCTGCGCCAGGGCGTGACCGACTACATCCTTAAGCAGCGCCTGGAGCGGTTGGCCCCCACCATGCGCCGCGCCATCGCGGAGGTCGAGGCCCGCGCCAGCCGCGAACGTGCCGAGCAGGAGGTGCGCGGCCTCAACCGCGATCTGCAGGCCCGCCTGATCGAGGTCGAGCGTCTGCGCAACACCGCCGAGCGGCAAAGCCAGCGCCTGGAAGTCCAGGCCAAGCAGCTCGAGGAAGCGCTGAACATGCAAAAGACCTTCCTGGCCGAGACCAGCCACGAGCTGCGCACGCCGCTGACCGCGCTGCATGGCTACCTGCGCCGCGCCGAGCGTGAGGCGGGCGGCTCACAGACGCTGCAGGACGCCCAGCGCGTCGCCGAGAACATGACCCGGCTGGTCAACGACCTGCTGCAGCTGTCGCGCGGCGAGCTGACCCAGGGCATCGAAATGCACTTTATGAACCTGGGGCAGGTGCTCTCGCAGCTGGGCCGCGACTATGGCGTGCGGGTGCCGCAGGAGGCCATCGAGATCGTGGGCGATCCGGGGCGGCTGGGGCAGGTGTTCGTTAATCTGGTGGCCAACGCCATCCGGGTCAGCGGCTCGCCGGATCTGGTGCATCTGGAAACGGAGCTGCGGCCCGGCGAGGTCGAGGTGCGGGTGATTGACCGTGGCCCCGGCGTGCCCGACGAGATCAAGCCGCGCATCTTCGACAAGTTCTACCGCGGCAAGGAGGCAGGCTCGGCGGGGCTGGGGCTCACCATTGCCCAGCAGGTCGTGACCACCCACGGAGGCAGCATTGACGTGGTGGACACCCCCGGCGGCGGCGCGACCTTCCGCGTGAGGTTGCCGCTGCCCGACGAGGAGGACGACGGCGAGATCTAA
- a CDS encoding diacylglycerol kinase, with the protein MRSGGSALNPRRWWRSAGFAWAGIRHVYRSQANFRIEVWAGVLALGAAWGLRAPIAPVALACALVLSLELINSALEAVVDLSSPELHPLAKIAKDAAAGAVLLAAIGALVVGAAVLGPPLWRWWRLGAG; encoded by the coding sequence GTGCGCTCCGGCGGCTCGGCCCTGAACCCACGGCGCTGGTGGCGCTCGGCGGGGTTTGCGTGGGCGGGCATCCGGCACGTCTACCGCTCGCAGGCCAATTTCCGCATCGAGGTCTGGGCGGGCGTGCTGGCCCTGGGCGCCGCGTGGGGGCTGCGTGCGCCCATCGCCCCGGTTGCCCTGGCGTGCGCGCTGGTGCTGAGCCTGGAACTGATCAACAGTGCGCTGGAGGCCGTGGTGGACCTGAGCAGTCCTGAACTCCACCCGCTGGCGAAGATCGCCAAGGACGCCGCCGCCGGAGCGGTGCTGCTCGCGGCCATCGGCGCGCTGGTGGTCGGGGCGGCCGTGCTGGGGCCGCCGCTGTGGCGGTGGTGGCGTTTGGGAGCCGGGTAA
- a CDS encoding ABC transporter ATP-binding protein: MTVSVSRQVPAAATANTPPLHVERLSRVYPSGDGQVQALAPFTHTFPPGMTAVVGPSGSGKSTLLNLLAGFDTPSSGHVSVGDVNLTTLSESARADFRLAHYGFVFQNHNLVSILSAQENVEFPLTLAGLPPRERRERARELLSLVGLSGRAGHLPSQLSGGEAQRVAIARALARDPGILLADEPTGNLDTRTGEKVLALLSGAAGAGRRVVLITHDREVAARADHHLRVRDGVVTVED; the protein is encoded by the coding sequence ATGACGGTTTCCGTATCCCGGCAGGTGCCGGCCGCCGCCACTGCGAACACGCCGCCGCTGCACGTCGAGCGGCTCTCGCGGGTGTATCCCAGTGGCGACGGGCAGGTGCAGGCGCTGGCCCCCTTCACGCACACCTTTCCGCCGGGCATGACGGCGGTGGTGGGGCCCTCGGGCAGCGGCAAGAGCACCCTGCTGAACCTGCTCGCCGGTTTCGACACGCCGAGCAGCGGTCATGTCTCGGTGGGCGACGTGAACCTGACCACCCTGTCCGAGTCCGCCCGCGCCGATTTCCGGCTGGCGCACTACGGCTTCGTGTTCCAGAACCACAATCTGGTGAGCATTCTCAGCGCCCAGGAGAACGTGGAATTTCCGCTCACGCTTGCGGGCCTGCCGCCGCGCGAACGGCGCGAGCGGGCCCGCGAACTGCTGTCGCTCGTCGGGCTCTCGGGCCGCGCCGGGCACCTGCCCTCCCAGCTCTCGGGCGGCGAGGCGCAGCGGGTCGCCATCGCCCGCGCCCTGGCCCGCGATCCGGGCATCCTGCTCGCCGACGAACCCACCGGCAACCTCGACACCCGCACCGGCGAGAAGGTCCTGGCCCTGCTGTCGGGGGCGGCCGGGGCGGGCCGCCGCGTCGTGCTGATCACCCACGACCGCGAGGTCGCCGCCCGCGCCGACCACCACCTGCGCGTGCGCGACGGCGTGGTCACCGTGGAGGACTGA
- a CDS encoding S1C family serine protease: protein MKKNLSILALSGTLALGAFVGYGINERSAAQNASSVSAPQSTQGQMVQALATPPQGNTYSGGRARTESEANTVQVVKQRQGGLVYISVTEGNPGSSEAQLRKRMQEQMPFGLPFDFGDGSGNDGSGLGTPRAQTGTGSGFFVNKSGDIVTNNHVVDGASEITIRVHGDKKEYKARVIARAPDFDLALIRPEGLPQNLIQPIPLGDSSKLDVGLKAVAMGAPFGLDFSVSEGIISSLERTAPVGMKGIEQSLIQTDAAINPGNSGGPLLNSSGEVIGVNTQILTGGAGQSAGVGFAIPVNTVKKLLPQLQAGNGGVLQTPSLGIQFTDVGALSDAQRKQANLPESGALIQRVYPNSPAAAAGLRGSTQATGQGADGPGAQSAEIPTGGDVITAIDGQAITSRDDLPRTIIGKQIGDSVKLTVLRGGQIRDVTVNLKAFSFPNAQQ from the coding sequence ATGAAGAAGAACCTCTCCATCCTGGCCCTGTCGGGCACGCTGGCCCTCGGCGCGTTCGTGGGCTACGGCATCAATGAACGTTCCGCCGCCCAGAACGCTTCGTCCGTGAGCGCCCCCCAGAGCACGCAGGGCCAGATGGTGCAGGCCCTGGCCACTCCACCCCAGGGCAACACCTACAGCGGAGGCCGGGCCCGCACCGAATCCGAGGCGAACACCGTGCAGGTGGTCAAGCAGCGGCAGGGCGGCCTGGTGTACATCAGCGTCACGGAGGGCAACCCGGGCAGCTCGGAGGCCCAGCTGCGCAAGCGCATGCAGGAGCAGATGCCCTTTGGCCTGCCCTTTGATTTCGGGGACGGCAGCGGCAATGACGGCAGCGGCCTGGGCACCCCACGGGCCCAGACCGGCACGGGCAGCGGCTTTTTCGTCAACAAGAGCGGCGACATCGTGACCAACAACCACGTGGTGGACGGGGCCAGTGAGATCACCATCCGCGTGCACGGAGACAAGAAGGAGTACAAGGCCAGGGTCATCGCCCGCGCCCCCGACTTTGACCTCGCGCTGATCCGCCCCGAGGGCCTGCCCCAGAACCTGATCCAGCCGATTCCGCTGGGCGACTCCTCAAAGCTCGATGTGGGCCTCAAGGCCGTGGCGATGGGCGCCCCCTTCGGGCTGGACTTCAGTGTCTCCGAGGGCATCATCTCCAGCCTGGAACGCACCGCCCCGGTGGGGATGAAGGGCATCGAGCAGAGCCTGATCCAGACCGACGCGGCCATCAACCCCGGCAACTCGGGCGGCCCGCTGCTCAACAGCTCCGGCGAGGTGATCGGCGTGAACACCCAGATTCTGACCGGCGGCGCGGGCCAGAGCGCGGGCGTGGGCTTCGCCATTCCCGTCAACACCGTTAAGAAGCTGCTGCCCCAGTTGCAGGCGGGCAACGGCGGCGTGCTCCAGACTCCCAGCCTGGGCATTCAGTTCACCGACGTCGGTGCCCTGAGTGACGCGCAGCGCAAGCAGGCGAACCTGCCCGAAAGCGGCGCGCTGATTCAGCGGGTCTACCCCAACAGCCCCGCCGCCGCCGCCGGCCTGAGGGGCAGCACCCAGGCGACCGGCCAGGGAGCGGACGGCCCAGGGGCCCAGAGCGCCGAGATTCCCACGGGCGGCGACGTGATCACTGCCATTGACGGACAGGCCATCACCTCCCGCGACGATCTGCCGCGCACCATCATCGGCAAGCAGATCGGTGACAGCGTGAAGCTCACGGTCCTGCGTGGCGGCCAGATCCGCGACGTCACCGTCAACCTCAAGGCGTTCTCCTTCCCGAACGCCCAGCAGTAA
- a CDS encoding GNAT family N-acetyltransferase, translating into MTAPTSPSGVTLRGRRPRDLPVLRRWLADPEAEWRRWDAPYFHAATTTASLSAYVDRLDRTPPRPDERVIDLNGECVGMVNRSEEDPAGGGWWDLGILIYDPRHWNLGLGTRALELWVEATLNETDAHVLTFTTWGGNERMIRAAQRIGFHEAGRVREARLVAGERHDSVRLDLLRREWTAPQ; encoded by the coding sequence ATGACTGCCCCGACCTCCCCGTCCGGCGTGACCCTGCGCGGACGACGTCCGCGTGACCTGCCGGTGCTGCGGCGCTGGCTGGCCGATCCGGAGGCCGAGTGGCGCCGGTGGGACGCGCCGTACTTTCATGCCGCGACGACCACCGCGTCCCTCAGCGCCTACGTGGACCGGCTTGACCGCACGCCCCCCCGGCCCGACGAGCGGGTCATCGACCTGAACGGCGAGTGCGTGGGGATGGTCAACCGCAGCGAGGAGGATCCGGCGGGCGGCGGGTGGTGGGACCTGGGCATCCTGATCTACGATCCCCGTCACTGGAACCTCGGCCTCGGCACGCGGGCGCTGGAACTGTGGGTGGAGGCCACCCTGAACGAGACCGACGCCCACGTCCTGACCTTTACCACCTGGGGCGGCAATGAGCGCATGATCCGCGCCGCGCAGCGGATCGGCTTTCATGAGGCCGGGCGCGTCCGCGAGGCCCGGCTGGTGGCCGGAGAGCGCCACGACAGCGTGCGGCTGGACCTGCTGCGCCGCGAATGGACGGCGCCGCAGTAA